The Dasypus novemcinctus isolate mDasNov1 chromosome 22, mDasNov1.1.hap2, whole genome shotgun sequence genomic sequence AAGATATTGATAAAATTCATTATATTATACTGAGAAATTCTCTTCCTCAAAGGATATTAGTGAGCCCGAAATTATATATAACAAGTGAATTTATCTGCCACACATCATGTAGAAATGAATTACACAGAAGAGGATTTCCATAATACCATTAAATAATTAAagtttattataatttaaaaatagcatcAGGTATGTGCAGGCGTGCTTGTGTGCCTGTGTATGCATATATTTAGCACACTAGAAAAACACTAAATATCTAGcaatatgaaacattttttcataatttgagcAAAGAAAACTGTCAATCGTTGCTGGTAAAATTGctacaaatttagaaaatagtGTGGTGGTGTAACAATATACATAGTTTATGTTATACTTGAGGGGATATTCAATTGACACTGTAGAATAAGTTCTAAGTCATATTTAATATACTTTGCATGTTAGTTACAACTCTTCACTATGGAACTCAAGCTGTTTAACACCCCTACACCActgttaacaaaacaaaacaaaacaaagcaaagataACCACTTTCATACatttatagtctttatttccattGTCTTTTATTTGGTCTCAACTTGTTACATGCTCACAATTTATATCGAAGAACTAGTCAAGCACAATCCTCTTATAAGGAAGAAGACAAAAGCATCTTAATAAAAATCTGCTTTAAGGATAGTGTAATAAAATTAATgattggaaaagaataaaaaataatgatttgtACAGGCAATGCACACTGGATATAAGttatgattaagaaataaatatttgtatttgttgGCCACTAAGGCATGGATTCTTGGGTAAAGTGGTATTTAAAACCAGGATGGTGGTTACATATATAGATGAGTGTAATATTGGTACTACTAAAATTCCTAATAAATACTTATAAAATTTACTCATTCCATCTATTCATATTTCCAAGtgttatagttttattttcttctgtataatagataaataaaaaggataatatattCTTAGGCTATATGAAGTCTGACTAATCCTTTATGAGTCAGAAAAATGGAAATCTTTAAATCTTCAGGGTATaacttttatatcattttttaaaagtgaatcaCATCATATTAGTAGATTGGTATTCTGcaggtaaataaaatatgacttaTTGCTTTATCTCACTCATtttgtgagagaaaaaaaaggaatcctgTTTTCCTCCTGCAGAAAGCTTGAATAAAACAAGTGCAGtgcacatcttttcatatacATCTAAGATTAAAACGTCAAACTTGAAAATTATATTCTGTTTTAAAGGTCAGAATTTTTATAGTCCCCCATTTGAATGAGGCAAACAATTTCTCAAAGACTCCAGTGTCTGCATGGATGTCTCAGTGCTATTTCCTTACAAAGTCCTCAGTGCCCTAGTTATCTCTTAGTTCTAATCACTTTATTGGTTAGACCAGGCACATGGATATGAGTGAATGCTAGGAgagtaatttaaaaagaatgcttCTCTAAACCAAAACAACCAATATTTTCTTACAGGGCTACCATTGCAATCAAAGAccatgaatttatttaaaaaacataggCATCTACTTAAGTGTTGATATCAAAGGCACAGTCTTCTTATGATGCCGTAATTTGCATTTAGACCTAACTATCCTCATAATTTTCCAAGAAATTTCAACAATATAAAAAGTCTTTTCAATAAGAATATGTGAATTATACCAATATAGAATTGAGTAAGAAAACTTATTATGCATCAATTTATAGCATATTATCATGTTAACAAGATATCTACAGGTAAGAAAAATTTAGATATTTTACAGAAAATGattcaaatttaaaaacaggtatcaaaaataaaacaaacttctTTCAAATATCATTCTTACGTATGTTTTATTTAAGGAAAGGCCTGCTAGGTAATTCAAAATATCTGTTGAACATTCTTCTTAGAGCAGTGTTAATATCTCTGTTTCGCAGACTATAGATAAGGGGGTTTATAAGTGGGGGCACCATGGTATAGAACATGCCAGTGAGGAGATTACTGAGAGATGCTGTATCTGCAATGGGACCTAAGACAGCAATAATtccagaaattgtaaatataagtaGAATTGCCAACTGTGGGGTACAGGTTGATAAGGCTTTATTACGGGCTTCCACTGAATGCATGCTGAGCACccttgaaaatatattaatatatgacaTAAACAATAAAGCAGAACATATTAAACCCAGGCCGACACTTACAGCTAGGACAATAAACTCAGAATACCTAACGTCTGAACATGCAATTCTCAAAATTTGAGGGACATCACAGAAATATTGAAGGATCACATTGGTGTCTGTGAAAGGACGCCTGAACATGTTGCCAGTGTGGATGGCAGAATAAATCAACCCACTTGCCCACGAGCCACCAGTTATCTGTGTGCAGAGACGTGGCGTAAT encodes the following:
- the LOC139437336 gene encoding olfactory receptor 14I1-like gives rise to the protein MRNLTIFTEFILMDISSSRELQILQGLLFLVIYLGALTGNLLTFTVIVIDPRLHSQMYFFIGNLSLIDFCCISVIVPKLIVNSLIGSKLISLTACAAQIFLFIFFGMTELVLLVVMSYDRYVAICHPLHYGLTITPRLCTQITGGSWASGLIYSAIHTGNMFRRPFTDTNVILQYFCDVPQILRIACSDVRYSEFIVLAVSVGLGLICSALLFMSYINIFSRVLSMHSVEARNKALSTCTPQLAILLIFTISGIIAVLGPIADTASLSNLLTGMFYTMVPPLINPLIYSLRNRDINTALRRMFNRYFELPSRPFLK